Proteins encoded within one genomic window of Parolsenella massiliensis:
- a CDS encoding HEAT repeat domain-containing protein, with product MTEENTTPTRRKLGEGVITMVDRLIDELSGPIRRTRQEAASSLAEMAREHPESVEADVERITEALVDALYRPEAQTRWEALGALREIATNHPELAAQAYEGAEASLFDENSSRVRIEAFRLLARLGASSPELSDKVWPLLDEAIQCFHGDLGYRDMLDSLLEFAEGNASDASKQALVDRISFDVTGGRGYVKTCSAKIVDAVKAGK from the coding sequence ATGACCGAGGAGAACACCACGCCCACGCGCAGGAAGCTTGGCGAGGGCGTCATCACCATGGTTGACCGCCTCATCGACGAGCTTTCCGGCCCCATCCGCCGCACACGCCAGGAGGCCGCCTCGTCTCTGGCCGAGATGGCCCGCGAGCATCCCGAGTCCGTCGAGGCGGACGTCGAGCGCATCACCGAGGCGCTCGTGGACGCGCTGTACCGCCCCGAGGCCCAGACACGCTGGGAGGCCCTGGGGGCGCTGCGCGAGATTGCCACGAACCACCCAGAGCTCGCCGCTCAGGCCTACGAGGGCGCCGAGGCCTCGCTGTTCGACGAGAACTCGAGCCGCGTGCGCATCGAGGCCTTCCGCCTGCTGGCGCGTCTGGGCGCATCCTCGCCCGAGCTGTCCGACAAGGTCTGGCCGCTGCTCGACGAGGCCATCCAGTGCTTCCACGGCGACCTGGGCTACCGCGACATGCTCGACAGCCTGCTCGAGTTCGCCGAGGGCAACGCGAGCGACGCCTCCAAGCAGGCGCTCGTGGACCGCATCAGCTTTGACGTCACGGGCGGCCGCGGCTACGTCAAGACGTGCTCGGCCAAGATTGTCGACGCCGTGAAGGCCGGCAAGTAG
- a CDS encoding isocitrate/isopropylmalate dehydrogenase family protein, with protein sequence MRHQVTLIPGDGIGPEISAAMQQVVEATGVEVDWHVQQAGAKVMDEEGTPLPERVLESVRETGTAIKGPVTTPVGSGFRSVNVALRRAFDLYACVRPCLSMPGDGSRYEDVDLVIVRENTEDLYAGIEFEQGSAGARSIMETVAAQGAGTIKPDSAISLKPISVSGSERIVRYAFDYARANGRHKVTAVHKANIMKCTDGLFLHTAQRVAEQYPDIAFDAKIVDATCMGLVQNPDDFDVLVLPNLYGDIVSDLCAGLVGGLGLAPGANIGANQAIFEATHGSAPDIAGKDVANPTAMILSAAMMLDHLGEGQAAGRIRTAVRQVLSAGEQVTADIRRQLTGSTDGAVGTRAYGAAVASAVSALS encoded by the coding sequence ATGCGCCACCAGGTAACGCTCATTCCGGGAGACGGCATCGGGCCAGAGATCTCTGCCGCCATGCAGCAGGTCGTTGAGGCCACGGGCGTCGAGGTTGACTGGCACGTCCAGCAGGCCGGCGCCAAGGTCATGGACGAGGAGGGCACGCCGCTTCCCGAGCGCGTCCTGGAGTCAGTCCGCGAGACGGGCACGGCCATCAAGGGCCCCGTCACCACGCCGGTGGGCTCGGGCTTCCGCAGCGTCAACGTGGCACTGCGTCGCGCGTTCGACCTGTACGCCTGCGTGCGCCCCTGCCTGTCCATGCCCGGTGACGGCAGCCGCTACGAGGACGTGGACCTCGTGATCGTGCGCGAGAACACCGAGGACCTCTACGCGGGCATCGAGTTCGAGCAGGGCTCTGCGGGCGCACGCTCCATCATGGAGACGGTCGCGGCGCAGGGAGCGGGCACCATCAAGCCCGACTCCGCCATCTCGCTCAAGCCCATCAGCGTGAGCGGCTCGGAGCGCATCGTGCGCTACGCGTTCGACTACGCCCGCGCCAACGGCCGCCACAAGGTCACGGCCGTGCACAAGGCCAACATCATGAAGTGCACGGACGGCCTGTTCCTGCACACGGCGCAGCGCGTGGCCGAGCAGTACCCCGACATCGCGTTCGACGCCAAGATCGTGGACGCCACGTGCATGGGCCTCGTCCAGAACCCGGACGACTTCGACGTACTCGTGCTTCCCAACCTCTACGGCGACATCGTGAGCGACCTGTGCGCCGGCCTCGTGGGCGGCCTGGGCCTGGCCCCCGGCGCCAACATCGGTGCCAACCAGGCCATCTTCGAGGCAACCCACGGCAGCGCCCCCGACATTGCGGGCAAGGACGTAGCCAACCCCACGGCCATGATCCTGTCGGCCGCCATGATGCTCGACCACCTGGGCGAGGGGCAGGCCGCCGGCCGCATCCGCACGGCCGTGCGCCAGGTGCTGTCTGCCGGCGAGCAGGTCACGGCAGACATTCGCCGCCAGCTCACCGGCAGCACGGACGGCGCGGTGGGCACGCGCGCCTATGGAGCTGCCGTCGCGAGCGCCGTGAGCGCGCTCTCCTAG
- a CDS encoding purine-nucleoside phosphorylase yields MDLIVSRCLLGERCRYDGGARPSACVAALCETVRGAGGRVVGVCPETDGGLGCPRPPAEIRGDRVVTVGGTDVTHAYERGVGAALDRARECSAPLAVLKAKSPACGHGLVYDGSFTGRLVSGSGLLSRALEREGIVVVDESVVEGCRASVEHPVAIVLGSGLGALAGLVKPVRRIPYEDIEGFPAHARPIPGHRFEATVGTLDGVPVVVYPGRVHLYQGYGPAEVASLVRHAHKLGCRDIIFACSTGAIVGRGHVGLGLITDHLNLTGANPLIEDEDLTCVDSPFVGMTDAYTPYLRELALDVAREQGIELQQGVYAGLLGPSFETAAEVAALGCLGVSFAGMSLVCEAIMAHALGMNVLGLTLAANMAGEAGITHESVLEVAGQHEADFERLVRGVLARLK; encoded by the coding sequence GTGGACCTTATCGTCAGCAGGTGTCTGTTGGGCGAGCGCTGCCGCTATGACGGTGGCGCTCGCCCTTCTGCTTGCGTGGCCGCCCTGTGCGAGACCGTGCGCGGGGCGGGAGGCCGCGTGGTGGGCGTGTGTCCCGAGACGGACGGCGGGCTAGGCTGTCCGCGCCCACCCGCGGAGATTCGCGGGGACCGCGTCGTCACGGTGGGTGGCACCGATGTGACGCATGCCTACGAGAGGGGAGTGGGCGCCGCGCTCGACCGCGCAAGGGAGTGCTCGGCGCCGCTTGCCGTCCTGAAGGCCAAGAGCCCTGCCTGCGGTCACGGCCTGGTCTACGATGGGAGCTTCACAGGGAGACTCGTGAGTGGCTCGGGGCTTCTTTCCCGGGCGCTCGAGAGGGAGGGGATCGTCGTGGTTGATGAGAGCGTCGTCGAGGGGTGCCGCGCGAGCGTGGAGCACCCGGTGGCCATCGTGCTTGGCAGCGGGCTTGGCGCACTTGCCGGGCTCGTGAAGCCCGTTCGTCGCATTCCGTACGAGGACATCGAGGGGTTCCCGGCGCACGCCCGCCCCATTCCCGGCCACAGGTTCGAGGCCACGGTCGGCACGCTCGACGGCGTGCCCGTCGTCGTCTATCCGGGCCGCGTCCACCTCTACCAGGGCTATGGTCCGGCCGAGGTGGCCTCCCTCGTGCGCCATGCGCACAAGCTTGGCTGCCGTGACATCATCTTCGCCTGCTCCACCGGCGCCATCGTGGGCCGCGGGCACGTGGGCCTGGGCCTCATCACGGACCACCTCAACCTCACGGGCGCCAACCCCCTCATCGAGGACGAGGACCTCACCTGCGTCGACTCGCCGTTCGTGGGCATGACGGACGCCTACACGCCCTACCTGCGCGAGCTCGCGCTTGACGTTGCGCGTGAGCAGGGCATCGAGCTGCAGCAGGGCGTCTACGCCGGCCTTCTGGGCCCCAGCTTCGAGACGGCCGCCGAGGTTGCGGCGCTGGGGTGCCTCGGCGTGTCGTTTGCGGGCATGTCGCTCGTGTGCGAGGCCATCATGGCCCACGCACTGGGCATGAACGTGCTGGGGCTCACGCTTGCCGCCAACATGGCGGGAGAGGCGGGCATCACACACGAGAGCGTCCTGGAGGTCGCCGGCCAGCACGAGGCAGACTTCGAGCGCCTCGTCCGCGGGGTCCTCGCGCGCCTCAAGTAG
- a CDS encoding FeoA family protein, with translation MPVAGAQLPLAMAHEGHSVHVKRVSGSTEMRRHLENLGFVEGAEVNVVSQSGSSGTIVKVKGAQLGVDHATCMHVFVS, from the coding sequence ATGCCAGTCGCAGGCGCCCAGCTTCCGCTCGCTATGGCCCACGAGGGCCACTCGGTCCACGTCAAGAGGGTGAGTGGCAGCACCGAGATGCGCCGTCATCTCGAGAACCTCGGATTCGTCGAGGGCGCCGAGGTGAACGTCGTGAGCCAGAGCGGCTCCTCGGGCACGATCGTCAAGGTCAAGGGCGCCCAGCTCGGCGTCGACCACGCCACGTGCATGCACGTGTTCGTGAGCTAG
- a CDS encoding ferrous iron transport protein A, with translation MTTLRDIPVGSSCTVKALTGTGAVKRRIMDMGLTKGAKVTVVKVAPLGDPLELNVRGYELSIRKDEAEKVEVEPA, from the coding sequence GTGACAACGCTCAGGGACATCCCCGTTGGATCCTCGTGCACGGTGAAGGCACTCACCGGCACCGGCGCCGTGAAGCGCCGCATCATGGACATGGGCCTCACGAAGGGCGCCAAGGTCACGGTGGTCAAGGTGGCTCCGCTCGGTGACCCGCTCGAGCTCAACGTTCGCGGCTACGAGCTGTCCATCCGCAAGGACGAGGCCGAGAAGGTCGAGGTAGAGCCCGCGTAG
- a CDS encoding ferrous iron transporter B, with protein MEDRMYIALAGNPNCGKTTLFNALTGSNGYVGNWPGVTVEKKEAAWRRDKSVTFTDLPGIYSLSPYSPEEIVSRDYLIQNRPSAVIDLVDSTNLERNLYLTTQILECGLPVVLGLNMLDLLEKSGDKIDTDALSRELGCKVIQVSALREKNTDELVKLAVEAGKAGKASAPVHVFTDEVEAALTKIEEGIAGKCDASLNRWFAIKVFERDAAAIEPLGLTNAELEAFEATIKAVEASRDDDAESIITSDRYEWIARVMDACVVKAPKKLSTSEKIDKVVTNRILGLPIFVVIMFLVYYIAISTVGTAGTVWVNDNLFSDGFFVNGTSAAQYDEDTEAWSDNHYGDQIDGFIAAATDDGVITDDEATEVSDAVAAYQEDSEDADALATIDEFEAKAAGVTASDVVITDEDGNDTDETIPAVTATDFQAAIAGSLEEPDPADYDGFVPSIPDAASDALDNAGASDAVKSLVVDGIIGGVGSVLGFIPQMFVLFVLLCFLEDCGYMSRVAFVMDRVFRRFGLSGKSFIPMLISSGCGVPGVLSTKTIENEKDRRMTAMLTTMIPCGAKQPIIALVMGVLIGGSDAWWVAPMFYFLGLAAIIVSGIMLKKTKPFAGEPTPFVMELPDYHFPSIKSWWLHIWERVSAYIKKAGTIIFAAAVVVWFLSNFGFTDAGFGFLADGDIEQSLLKVIAGAVSWIFAPLGADNWMAAAASINALIAKENLVSTFGVLFGLGDATENSLTMWSGFASMFTDASGIMHAGAMCAFVAFNMLDAPCFAAMGTIRRQMDDPKWFWAAIGYQCGFGWIVGMIINQLWELIVLGNFGVWTVVAFVALAAILFMLFRPAPKFEGKDEHILDTLAEAEK; from the coding sequence ATGGAAGACCGCATGTACATTGCGCTCGCAGGCAACCCGAACTGCGGCAAGACCACGCTGTTCAACGCCCTCACCGGCTCGAACGGCTACGTGGGTAACTGGCCCGGCGTCACGGTCGAGAAGAAGGAGGCGGCCTGGAGGCGCGACAAGTCCGTCACGTTCACCGACCTGCCCGGCATCTACTCGCTCTCGCCGTACTCACCCGAGGAGATCGTCTCGCGCGACTACCTCATCCAGAACCGCCCGAGCGCCGTCATCGACCTCGTCGACTCGACGAACCTCGAGCGCAACCTCTACCTCACCACGCAGATCCTCGAGTGCGGCCTGCCCGTCGTGCTGGGCCTCAACATGCTCGACCTGCTCGAGAAGAGCGGCGACAAGATCGACACCGACGCGCTGTCCCGCGAGCTGGGCTGCAAGGTGATCCAGGTCTCCGCGCTTCGCGAGAAGAACACCGACGAGCTCGTGAAGCTTGCCGTCGAGGCGGGCAAGGCCGGGAAAGCCTCCGCGCCCGTCCACGTCTTCACCGACGAGGTCGAGGCCGCCCTCACCAAGATCGAGGAGGGCATCGCCGGCAAGTGCGACGCCAGCCTCAACCGCTGGTTCGCCATCAAGGTCTTCGAGCGCGACGCCGCCGCCATCGAGCCGCTCGGCCTCACGAACGCCGAGCTCGAGGCCTTCGAGGCCACGATCAAGGCCGTCGAGGCCTCCCGCGACGACGACGCCGAGTCCATCATCACCTCGGACCGCTACGAGTGGATCGCCCGCGTCATGGACGCCTGCGTCGTGAAGGCCCCCAAGAAGCTCTCCACGTCCGAGAAGATCGACAAGGTCGTCACGAACCGCATCCTGGGCCTGCCGATCTTCGTCGTCATCATGTTCCTCGTGTACTACATCGCTATCTCCACGGTGGGCACGGCCGGCACCGTCTGGGTGAACGACAACCTGTTCTCCGACGGCTTCTTCGTGAACGGCACGAGCGCCGCCCAGTACGACGAGGACACCGAGGCCTGGTCTGACAACCACTACGGCGACCAGATCGACGGCTTCATCGCCGCCGCCACCGATGACGGCGTGATCACCGACGACGAGGCCACCGAGGTCTCCGACGCCGTGGCCGCCTACCAGGAGGACTCCGAGGACGCCGACGCGCTCGCCACGATCGACGAGTTCGAGGCCAAGGCCGCGGGCGTCACCGCCTCCGACGTCGTCATCACCGACGAGGACGGCAACGACACCGACGAGACGATCCCCGCCGTCACCGCGACCGACTTCCAGGCCGCTATCGCCGGCTCGCTCGAGGAGCCCGACCCCGCCGACTACGACGGCTTCGTGCCCTCCATCCCCGACGCCGCCTCTGACGCGCTCGACAACGCCGGCGCCTCCGACGCCGTGAAGTCACTCGTCGTCGATGGCATCATCGGCGGCGTGGGCTCGGTGCTCGGCTTCATTCCGCAGATGTTCGTCCTGTTCGTCCTGCTGTGCTTCCTAGAGGACTGCGGCTACATGAGCCGCGTCGCCTTCGTCATGGACCGCGTGTTCCGCCGCTTCGGCCTGTCGGGCAAGTCGTTCATCCCGATGCTCATCAGCTCCGGCTGCGGCGTCCCGGGCGTCCTGTCCACCAAGACGATCGAGAACGAGAAGGACCGTCGCATGACGGCCATGCTCACCACGATGATCCCCTGCGGCGCCAAGCAGCCGATCATCGCCCTCGTCATGGGCGTGCTCATCGGCGGCTCCGACGCCTGGTGGGTTGCCCCGATGTTCTACTTCCTCGGCCTTGCCGCCATCATCGTCTCCGGCATCATGCTGAAGAAGACCAAGCCCTTCGCCGGCGAGCCCACCCCGTTCGTCATGGAGCTCCCCGACTACCACTTCCCGTCCATCAAGTCCTGGTGGCTGCACATCTGGGAGCGCGTGAGCGCCTACATCAAGAAGGCCGGCACGATCATCTTCGCCGCCGCCGTCGTGGTGTGGTTCCTCTCCAACTTCGGCTTCACGGACGCCGGCTTTGGCTTCCTGGCCGACGGCGACATCGAGCAGTCCCTGCTCAAGGTGATCGCCGGTGCCGTGTCCTGGATCTTCGCCCCGCTCGGTGCTGACAACTGGATGGCCGCCGCCGCCTCCATCAACGCCCTCATCGCCAAGGAGAACCTCGTCTCCACGTTCGGCGTCCTGTTTGGCCTGGGCGATGCCACCGAGAACTCCCTGACCATGTGGAGCGGCTTCGCCTCCATGTTCACGGACGCCTCCGGCATCATGCACGCCGGTGCCATGTGCGCCTTCGTGGCCTTCAACATGCTCGATGCCCCGTGCTTCGCCGCCATGGGCACCATCCGCCGCCAGATGGACGACCCCAAGTGGTTCTGGGCTGCCATCGGCTACCAGTGCGGCTTTGGCTGGATCGTGGGCATGATCATCAACCAGCTGTGGGAGCTGATCGTGCTCGGCAACTTCGGCGTGTGGACCGTCGTGGCCTTCGTGGCCCTGGCTGCCATCCTGTTCATGCTGTTCCGTCCGGCGCCCAAGTTCGAGGGCAAGGACGAGCACATCCTCGACACGCTCGCCGAGGCCGAGAAGTAG